One segment of Deinococcus metalli DNA contains the following:
- a CDS encoding DJ-1/PfpI family protein — protein sequence MTAAEPVVAIPVYAGVSELELGVMLTVCRLCGGDGRAVTVNRSRASIVTAGGLVSTPHVLYAALPEPAALLVPGGPGAARAARDPLLRAFLAAHAALPTGASGSGLLLPAEAGTLEGRVVGGPADLADTLWGHGVADVRAGEVVTDGALCTTPGGFPALHAALHVAAALWGDDAAAEARRRLGTVA from the coding sequence GTGACCGCCGCCGAACCGGTCGTGGCCATCCCGGTCTACGCCGGGGTCAGCGAACTGGAACTGGGCGTGATGCTGACCGTGTGCCGGCTGTGCGGCGGGGACGGCCGCGCCGTGACGGTGAACCGCTCGCGCGCCAGCATCGTGACGGCTGGCGGGCTGGTCAGCACCCCACACGTCCTGTACGCGGCGCTGCCGGAACCCGCCGCGCTGCTGGTACCCGGCGGCCCCGGCGCGGCGCGCGCGGCCCGTGATCCGCTGCTGCGCGCCTTCCTGGCGGCGCACGCGGCCCTGCCGACGGGCGCGAGCGGCAGCGGCCTGCTCCTCCCCGCCGAGGCCGGCACGCTGGAGGGCCGGGTGGTCGGCGGCCCGGCCGACCTGGCCGACACGCTGTGGGGGCATGGCGTGGCCGACGTCCGCGCCGGCGAGGTCGTCACGGACGGAGCGCTGTGTACCACGCCCGGCGGCTTCCCGGCCCTGCACGCCGCGCTGCACGTCGCCGCAGCCTTGTGGGGCGACGACGCGGCAGCTGAGGCGAGGCGGCGCCTGGGCACCGTCGCCTGA
- the trpA gene encoding tryptophan synthase subunit alpha, whose protein sequence is MTAVHARGVARIHAAFDRARDENRAAFIPFMTAGFPNQQDFPAVADALLAHADVMEVGIPYSDPLGDGPTVQRASEVALAGGTSTRRTLQLIADLRARHDTPIVVMTYVNPIYAVGPREFMRLAAEAGVDGLILPDLPPDQDLEIADLAAEHGMAVTFLIAPTSTPERVELVAGACTGFLYAVSVTGVTGAREGSALGEVPAMLALARQYARVPVAVGFGVKDAATARTVAQLADGVVVGSAFINAIQGGQDVGALAASIAQGCRKD, encoded by the coding sequence GTGACCGCCGTGCACGCGCGCGGCGTCGCCCGCATCCACGCCGCCTTTGACCGCGCCCGTGACGAAAACCGCGCCGCCTTCATTCCGTTCATGACCGCCGGCTTTCCCAACCAGCAGGACTTCCCGGCGGTCGCCGACGCACTGCTTGCCCACGCCGACGTGATGGAGGTGGGCATTCCGTACTCCGATCCGCTGGGCGACGGCCCGACGGTCCAGCGGGCGAGCGAAGTGGCGCTGGCGGGCGGCACCAGCACCCGCCGCACCCTGCAGCTGATCGCCGACCTGCGCGCCCGACACGACACGCCCATCGTGGTGATGACGTACGTCAATCCCATCTACGCCGTCGGCCCGCGCGAGTTCATGCGGCTCGCGGCGGAGGCCGGCGTGGACGGCCTGATCCTGCCGGACCTGCCGCCGGATCAGGATCTGGAGATCGCGGATCTCGCCGCCGAGCACGGCATGGCGGTCACGTTCCTGATCGCGCCGACCAGCACGCCCGAACGCGTGGAACTCGTCGCGGGGGCGTGCACCGGCTTCCTGTACGCGGTGAGCGTGACTGGCGTGACCGGCGCCCGCGAGGGCAGCGCCCTGGGCGAGGTGCCGGCGATGCTGGCCCTGGCCCGGCAGTACGCCCGCGTGCCGGTGGCCGTAGGCTTCGGCGTCAAGGACGCGGCCACCGCCCGCACTGTCGCGCAACTTGCGGACGGCGTCGTGGTTGGCAGCGCGTTCATCAACGCGATCCAGGGCGGTCAGGACGTGGGCGCGCTGGCCGCGTCCATCGCGCAGGGGTGCCGGAAGGACTGA
- the gluQRS gene encoding tRNA glutamyl-Q(34) synthetase GluQRS, whose product MEGTPPVVTGRFAPSPTGAMHLGNARTALLAWLHSRAAGGRHLLRFEDLDTGRVRPWAYDVTRRDLEWLGLDWDEEHLQSERLELYAHALSRLDTYPCTCTRREVTEAIAASAGAPHGDEPVYPGTCRDRPAHLDRSAARRWRVPAVTVCAHDTLRGWTLCQVLPAEVGDIVLRRNDGVYAYHLAVVVDDAAMGVTDVIRGEDLWPATPRQVALQDALGLPPVRYGHVPLLHDVAGQRLAKRGGAPSVREWREGGTSAGTVLALLARSLGWDVPDDVSAAELLPAWQAWSLHELDLDRPQT is encoded by the coding sequence ATGGAAGGCACCCCACCGGTGGTCACGGGCCGGTTCGCGCCCAGCCCGACGGGCGCCATGCACCTGGGCAACGCACGCACCGCGCTGCTGGCGTGGCTGCACTCCCGGGCGGCCGGGGGCCGCCACCTGCTGCGCTTCGAGGATCTCGACACCGGGCGGGTGCGTCCGTGGGCCTACGACGTCACGCGCCGTGACCTGGAGTGGCTGGGCCTCGACTGGGACGAGGAACATCTGCAATCCGAACGGCTGGAGCTGTATGCGCACGCGCTGTCCCGGCTCGACACCTACCCATGCACGTGCACCCGCCGCGAGGTCACGGAGGCCATCGCGGCGAGCGCGGGGGCACCCCACGGCGACGAGCCCGTGTATCCCGGCACGTGCCGGGACCGGCCGGCCCATCTCGACCGCTCGGCCGCGCGGCGCTGGCGGGTGCCGGCCGTGACGGTGTGCGCACACGACACGCTGCGCGGCTGGACGCTGTGCCAAGTCCTGCCCGCCGAGGTGGGGGACATCGTGCTGCGCCGCAACGACGGCGTGTACGCATACCACCTCGCGGTGGTGGTAGACGACGCGGCGATGGGCGTGACCGACGTGATCCGTGGCGAGGATCTGTGGCCGGCCACGCCGCGGCAGGTGGCGTTGCAGGACGCGCTGGGTCTGCCCCCGGTCCGGTACGGTCATGTGCCGCTGCTGCACGACGTGGCGGGGCAGAGGCTCGCCAAGCGCGGCGGCGCTCCGTCCGTGCGCGAGTGGCGCGAGGGCGGCACGTCGGCGGGGACGGTCCTGGCCCTGCTGGCCCGGAGCCTCGGCTGGGACGTGCCGGATGACGTGTCGGCGGCGGAGCTGCTGCCGGCCTGGCAGGCCTGGTCGCTCCATGAACTCGACCTTGACCGACCTCAAACTTAG
- a CDS encoding AAA family ATPase — MDTGGVDWKGVLAEVRRHLPPPASGRQQRGSLRWLEAEMRARGANPAALRNIVYRDVGTAADKAALHGILADLARETGHDLPQRPAPAPAAIPDELDLLGRSKKRAYRQFLAGMRAGRAPRLIVTGRAGAGKTVLLDRLDAALREAGVPVTRVALTGDAAAVLPMPPPAGSSYAALAQAQADAARRALPASGALLLRVTDDLHFAGDPPRGPDGAPLSPGAWAATRLLAAAPPGVAVLLATESRRGLEDSPAEVIDLRPPTTAEARTYVMTRLGVPQAEAHALVRETGRHLDRLTLLVSLRSGDADAGNLRSDPDTRRLVEAAAALVRVTAHDPHAAWPQALLRSALGTDPAQLPPHARALLRFTEDGAAAPTPVLRAAWTAPESAAVHAALRRIAAEEDDALMPFRLAALAHLAEWSALTAVLAQRPDDARHLPPLWPLVRSAASGPEREVLARAVVAHHAGRGEYGEPRLRDALFTLLESPHDPVRAWARVKLAESSLEAGQMDSARRQLEHPDVSGMDVADPWSVAAHADVLLVCAALARWEGDLDAATRYAADPRTAVGGPRAELWRGVIAKDAGRWDEALRRLQAVPRRSPLLSARARYQEGDLRLRLGQPHAALEALLDAAARLDAAGGAADERARVLARGATALRRLGRPDEALGTLALALALVPDDDRRRPDGVPRARLLSEGVPILLALNRPDDALAQGQRALELLRGTAARPAETRYRDRRTRYRLALAYVTRGLGVPYLQPLGGPTTDHPDLRQARALLDDVIAHAAGGSDRDVILTFDMHLSRALADPDAHAALEACTRALALAAHPYEEAQARAQRAEALLRAGDTAAALADVNRAHALLRRVQPASTEPPDPGLHAQLLALEARATIHEGAATVTWVAEALTPASLQPFRDGVWREVGRALEAARPDAADVVRSLLPGAMDGGLRPSDALRVGMLAALPSRRP, encoded by the coding sequence ATGGACACGGGCGGTGTGGACTGGAAGGGCGTGCTGGCCGAGGTGCGCCGCCACCTGCCCCCGCCGGCCTCCGGGCGGCAGCAGCGCGGCAGCCTGCGCTGGCTGGAGGCCGAGATGCGCGCACGCGGCGCGAACCCTGCCGCACTGCGCAACATCGTGTACCGCGACGTCGGCACCGCCGCCGACAAGGCCGCCCTGCACGGCATCCTGGCAGACCTGGCCCGCGAGACCGGCCACGATCTGCCGCAGCGGCCCGCACCGGCACCGGCGGCCATACCGGACGAACTCGACCTGCTGGGCCGCTCCAAGAAGCGCGCGTACAGGCAGTTCCTGGCCGGCATGCGGGCGGGCCGCGCGCCGCGCCTGATCGTGACCGGCCGCGCGGGCGCCGGCAAGACCGTACTGCTTGACCGCCTGGACGCGGCGCTGCGCGAGGCGGGCGTGCCGGTCACGCGGGTGGCCCTGACCGGAGACGCTGCGGCCGTGTTGCCCATGCCGCCGCCGGCCGGATCGTCGTACGCCGCCCTCGCACAGGCCCAGGCGGACGCCGCGCGGCGCGCGCTGCCGGCCAGCGGCGCCCTGCTGCTCCGCGTGACGGACGACCTGCACTTTGCGGGTGACCCGCCGCGCGGCCCGGACGGCGCGCCCCTCAGCCCGGGTGCGTGGGCGGCCACGCGCCTGCTCGCGGCGGCGCCGCCCGGCGTGGCGGTGCTGCTGGCCACCGAGTCACGGCGCGGCCTGGAGGACAGCCCGGCCGAGGTGATCGACCTGCGCCCGCCCACCACAGCCGAGGCGCGCACCTATGTGATGACGCGCCTGGGCGTGCCTCAGGCCGAGGCGCACGCCCTGGTGCGCGAGACCGGGCGCCACCTCGACCGACTGACGCTGCTGGTCAGCCTCCGCTCCGGCGACGCGGACGCCGGCAACCTGCGTTCCGATCCCGACACCCGCCGGCTGGTCGAGGCCGCTGCTGCGCTGGTCCGCGTGACAGCGCACGACCCACACGCGGCGTGGCCGCAAGCGCTGCTCCGGTCCGCGCTGGGGACCGATCCCGCCCAGCTCCCCCCGCACGCCCGGGCCCTGCTGCGGTTCACCGAGGACGGCGCGGCCGCCCCCACCCCGGTCCTGCGCGCCGCGTGGACCGCGCCGGAGTCGGCGGCGGTCCACGCGGCCCTGCGCCGGATCGCCGCCGAGGAAGACGATGCGCTGATGCCCTTCCGCCTTGCGGCCCTTGCTCACCTTGCGGAGTGGTCGGCACTGACCGCTGTCCTGGCCCAGCGGCCGGACGACGCGCGGCACCTGCCGCCACTGTGGCCGCTGGTCCGGTCGGCGGCCAGCGGGCCGGAGCGCGAGGTGCTCGCGAGGGCGGTGGTGGCGCACCACGCGGGCCGCGGCGAGTACGGCGAACCGCGCCTGCGCGACGCCCTGTTCACGCTGCTGGAGTCGCCGCACGACCCGGTGCGCGCGTGGGCCCGTGTGAAGCTCGCCGAGAGCAGCCTGGAGGCCGGGCAGATGGACTCTGCCCGCCGGCAGCTCGAGCATCCGGACGTGTCCGGCATGGACGTCGCCGACCCGTGGAGCGTGGCCGCCCACGCGGACGTCCTGCTGGTGTGCGCCGCGCTGGCCCGCTGGGAGGGCGACCTCGACGCGGCGACGCGGTACGCGGCCGATCCCCGGACGGCGGTGGGCGGGCCGCGCGCCGAGCTGTGGCGCGGCGTGATCGCCAAGGATGCCGGCCGCTGGGACGAGGCGCTGCGTCGCCTCCAGGCCGTGCCGCGCCGCAGTCCGCTGCTGTCGGCCCGCGCCCGTTATCAGGAGGGCGACCTGCGCCTGCGGCTGGGCCAGCCCCACGCGGCGCTGGAGGCGCTGCTGGACGCCGCTGCGCGCCTGGACGCGGCCGGCGGCGCGGCCGACGAGCGCGCCCGCGTCCTGGCCCGCGGCGCGACCGCCCTGCGCCGCCTGGGCCGCCCGGACGAGGCGTTGGGGACGCTGGCGCTTGCGCTCGCGCTGGTGCCGGACGACGACCGCCGCCGGCCGGACGGCGTGCCCCGCGCCCGCCTGCTGTCGGAAGGCGTACCGATCCTGCTGGCCCTGAACCGCCCGGACGACGCGCTCGCGCAGGGGCAGCGCGCGCTCGAGCTGCTGCGCGGCACCGCCGCCCGCCCCGCCGAGACCCGCTACCGCGACCGGCGCACCCGCTACCGCCTGGCGCTCGCGTACGTCACCCGCGGTCTGGGTGTGCCGTACCTCCAGCCGCTGGGCGGGCCGACGACGGATCACCCGGACCTGCGCCAGGCGCGCGCCCTGCTGGACGACGTGATCGCGCACGCGGCGGGCGGCAGCGACCGCGACGTGATCCTGACCTTCGACATGCACCTCAGCCGCGCCCTGGCCGATCCGGACGCCCACGCGGCGCTGGAGGCCTGTACCCGCGCCCTGGCACTCGCCGCCCACCCGTACGAGGAGGCGCAGGCCCGTGCCCAGCGCGCCGAGGCCCTGCTGCGGGCCGGCGACACCGCCGCTGCGCTGGCCGACGTGAACCGCGCCCATGCCCTGCTGCGCCGCGTGCAGCCCGCCTCGACCGAGCCGCCGGACCCCGGCCTGCACGCGCAACTCCTCGCGCTGGAGGCCCGCGCGACCATCCACGAGGGCGCAGCGACCGTGACGTGGGTGGCAGAGGCGCTGACGCCCGCGTCCCTCCAGCCGTTCCGGGATGGCGTGTGGCGCGAGGTGGGCCGCGCGCTGGAGGCGGCCCGGCCGGACGCGGCCGACGTGGTGCGCTCGCTGCTGCCCGGCGCCATGGACGGCGGACTGCGGCCCTCCGACGCCCTGCGGGTGGGCATGCTGGCCGCTCTCCCGTCACGGCGGCCCTGA
- the trpB gene encoding tryptophan synthase subunit beta, whose amino-acid sequence MTLHLPAYPMPDDRGRYGRFGGRYVPETLIPALDELDRAYQTAKQDPAFLTELDRLLREYVNRPSPLYLAQRLTEHAGGAKIYLKREDFNYTGAHKINNCLAQALLAVRMGKKRVIAETGAGQHGVASATAAALLGLDCVVYMGAEDIRRQELNVFRMRLLGAEVREVTSGTSTLKDATNEAIRDWVTNVRDTFYILGSVVGPHPYPAMVRDFQSVIGEETKWQLQAVEGREVPDAIVACVGGGSNAIGIFAPYAYLPDGERPRLIGTEAAGEGVETGRHAASVAGGRVGVLHGSMMYLLNDDEGQIVPPHSISAGLDYPGIGPEHCLYATTGVAEYVPVTDAQALEGLQLCTRLEGIIPALESAHAIYHALQLAATMRPDQVIVVNLSGRGDKDVAEVARLLRAEQAAEVSA is encoded by the coding sequence ATGACTCTACACCTGCCTGCCTATCCGATGCCGGATGACCGGGGACGATACGGCCGCTTTGGCGGACGCTACGTTCCCGAGACGCTCATTCCGGCGCTTGATGAACTCGACCGCGCCTATCAGACGGCCAAGCAGGACCCGGCGTTCCTGACCGAACTCGACCGCCTGCTGCGCGAGTACGTCAACCGGCCCAGCCCGCTGTACCTCGCCCAGCGGCTGACCGAGCACGCGGGCGGCGCCAAGATCTACCTCAAGCGCGAGGACTTCAACTACACCGGCGCGCACAAGATCAACAACTGCCTCGCCCAGGCGCTGCTGGCCGTCCGCATGGGCAAGAAGCGCGTGATCGCCGAGACCGGCGCTGGGCAGCACGGCGTCGCCAGCGCCACCGCTGCCGCGCTGCTGGGCCTGGACTGCGTGGTGTACATGGGCGCGGAGGACATCCGCCGGCAGGAGCTGAACGTCTTCCGCATGCGGCTGCTGGGCGCCGAGGTGCGCGAGGTGACGTCCGGCACCAGTACCCTCAAGGACGCCACCAACGAGGCCATCCGCGACTGGGTCACGAATGTCCGCGATACCTTCTACATCCTGGGCAGCGTGGTCGGACCGCACCCATACCCCGCCATGGTGCGCGACTTCCAGTCCGTGATCGGCGAGGAGACCAAGTGGCAGCTCCAGGCCGTCGAGGGCCGCGAGGTGCCGGACGCCATCGTGGCGTGCGTGGGCGGCGGCAGCAACGCCATCGGTATCTTCGCGCCGTACGCGTACCTGCCCGACGGTGAGCGGCCCCGCCTGATCGGCACCGAGGCGGCCGGCGAGGGCGTCGAGACCGGCCGGCACGCCGCCAGCGTGGCCGGCGGCCGCGTGGGCGTGCTGCACGGCTCGATGATGTACCTGCTGAACGACGACGAGGGCCAGATCGTGCCGCCGCATTCCATCAGCGCGGGCCTGGACTACCCCGGCATCGGCCCGGAGCACTGCCTGTACGCCACCACCGGCGTCGCGGAGTACGTGCCCGTTACCGACGCCCAGGCGCTGGAAGGGCTGCAGCTGTGCACCCGCCTGGAGGGCATCATCCCGGCGCTGGAGAGCGCCCACGCGATCTACCACGCGCTGCAGCTCGCCGCCACCATGCGGCCGGATCAGGTGATCGTGGTAAACCTCTCGGGCCGCGGCGACAAGGACGTCGCCGAGGTCGCCCGGCTGCTCAGGGCCGAGCAGGCGGCGGAGGTGAGCGCGTGA
- a CDS encoding DUF3208 domain-containing protein encodes MLGGVSSTDPSTRGRAAVRLLQGYVWHPQDADVDLEHFLPRELDLSARPDPDQEGAHVLWDQVQPPFAFFENGEPTAAQTFYQFTVLRVYDERPTNEALHGDATAASEALSPLLDGTPEGVGWQLWEDLREL; translated from the coding sequence ATGCTGGGCGGCGTGAGTTCCACCGATCCGTCCACGCGTGGCCGCGCCGCCGTCCGACTGCTGCAGGGCTACGTCTGGCACCCGCAGGACGCCGACGTCGACCTGGAGCACTTCCTGCCGCGTGAACTGGACCTGTCCGCCCGGCCCGACCCGGACCAGGAGGGCGCGCACGTGCTGTGGGACCAGGTGCAGCCGCCCTTCGCGTTCTTCGAGAACGGAGAGCCGACGGCCGCGCAGACCTTCTACCAGTTCACGGTGCTGCGCGTGTACGACGAGCGGCCCACCAACGAGGCCCTGCACGGCGACGCGACCGCCGCCAGTGAAGCCCTGAGTCCCCTGCTGGACGGCACGCCCGAGGGTGTGGGCTGGCAGCTGTGGGAAGACCTGCGGGAGCTGTGA
- a CDS encoding ParA family protein has protein sequence MAKPTGPRILAITSEKGGVGKSTLAVNLAGACAAQGRRVVLIDEDGRVGSAVRWAARGGDALGFPVLEPDDARPKLLAGADLVILDTEGRPKRKDLRALAERADTVLVPSGLSALERDATRELVEYLGDQGAAAKVRVVLCRVPPVGSAADDLREELRDAGMVVCNAVIRQYAAHTKAAELGVLVRDVRDPRAASAWADVEALAQELG, from the coding sequence ATGGCAAAGCCCACGGGCCCGCGTATCCTGGCGATCACGTCCGAGAAGGGCGGGGTGGGGAAGAGCACGCTGGCCGTGAACCTCGCGGGTGCGTGCGCCGCGCAGGGCCGCCGCGTGGTGCTCATCGACGAGGACGGCCGCGTGGGCAGCGCCGTACGCTGGGCGGCGCGCGGTGGGGACGCGCTGGGTTTCCCGGTGCTGGAGCCCGACGACGCCCGGCCCAAACTGCTGGCGGGCGCCGACCTCGTGATCCTGGACACCGAGGGCCGCCCGAAGCGCAAGGACCTGCGGGCACTGGCCGAACGCGCGGACACCGTGCTGGTGCCGTCCGGCCTGAGTGCCCTGGAACGCGACGCGACCCGTGAACTCGTGGAGTACCTCGGCGACCAGGGCGCCGCCGCGAAGGTGCGGGTGGTGCTGTGCCGAGTGCCGCCGGTCGGGAGCGCGGCCGACGACCTGCGCGAGGAGCTGCGCGACGCCGGCATGGTGGTCTGCAACGCCGTGATCCGTCAGTACGCGGCGCACACCAAGGCGGCCGAGCTGGGCGTGCTGGTGCGTGACGTGCGCGATCCGCGGGCCGCATCCGCGTGGGCGGACGTCGAGGCGCTCGCGCAGGAACTCGGCTGA
- a CDS encoding PIG-L deacetylase family protein, translating to MTAQTPPTLLAVFAHPDDEAFSVGGTLTHYARKGVRVVLACATRGEAGKITVPGMTVDDLGQQREQELRAACRALEIGEPVFLDYHDSGRYERTRHDDPKALMNLDPLEIETRIKAVIDDVRPQVIVTFDPHGGYGHIDHLKIHRATVAAFFSSGQLPGGGPQRLYYTALTTEAAQGLSRMGQDLDPALYGVSEGTVAVSVPVAAYAENKKAALAAHGTQMGEQSILGRLSPEERAQLEERMLGWERFSIGGTRVPVPTLPLRGLFDGVAGGEHLDG from the coding sequence ATGACTGCCCAGACCCCGCCCACCCTGCTGGCCGTGTTCGCCCACCCCGACGACGAGGCGTTCAGCGTCGGCGGCACCCTGACGCACTACGCGCGCAAGGGCGTGCGCGTCGTGCTGGCATGCGCCACCCGCGGCGAGGCCGGCAAGATCACGGTGCCGGGCATGACGGTGGACGACCTCGGCCAGCAGCGGGAGCAGGAACTGCGGGCCGCGTGCCGGGCCCTGGAGATCGGGGAACCCGTGTTCCTGGATTACCACGACTCCGGCCGCTACGAGCGCACCCGCCACGACGACCCGAAGGCCCTGATGAATCTCGACCCGCTGGAGATCGAGACGCGGATCAAGGCGGTGATCGACGACGTGCGCCCGCAGGTGATCGTGACCTTCGATCCGCACGGCGGGTACGGTCACATCGACCACCTGAAGATCCACCGCGCGACCGTGGCGGCGTTCTTCAGCTCCGGACAGCTGCCGGGCGGCGGTCCGCAGCGTCTGTACTACACCGCCCTGACCACCGAGGCCGCGCAGGGCCTGTCGCGCATGGGGCAGGACCTCGACCCCGCGCTGTACGGCGTGTCCGAGGGCACGGTGGCCGTCAGCGTGCCGGTCGCCGCGTACGCCGAGAACAAGAAGGCCGCGCTGGCCGCACACGGCACGCAGATGGGCGAGCAGAGCATCCTGGGCCGCCTGAGCCCCGAGGAACGCGCGCAGCTCGAGGAGCGCATGCTGGGCTGGGAACGCTTCAGCATCGGCGGTACGCGCGTGCCGGTGCCCACCCTGCCCCTGCGCGGCCTGTTCGATGGCGTGGCGGGCGGCGAACACCTCGACGGATGA
- a CDS encoding sugar efflux transporter, whose translation MTTHPTSQAAILPALLRLPGFVGLAAAVFFLGFGVSLSGPFIALYGVNHIGMSPLQLGIFLTLNAVSSVILSTRLARWSDRLTDRRPLVLLALGVAAAGQAGLGVVRAYPAAVAVGIVLVGLGAAAFPQLFAYARTQMSAAPGDIAERGQTVLRSMFSLAFVVGPGLGAAALARFDFMGVFLLAAVCLLLAAVPILLSRSVPLRATPAGHTVTEPRTAAPNRPVWLVSLAFVLYGMSMTMAMSMFPLFITKTLHGTTGQVGFLVSLCALLEIPVMLGLVMLRRLPSVEWLVKGAMGLFVLHYVLIYVAHGMPLLIVTQVVRSVVLAILAGLGMTYFQQLLPGRVSAATTLFSNTMNVGGMLAGIVSGAIAQAFGFRDIYLVCAMLTFSAWAVMQVITRPGFPWRSAR comes from the coding sequence ATGACCACCCATCCAACCTCCCAGGCCGCGATCCTGCCCGCGCTGCTGCGCCTGCCGGGCTTCGTCGGGCTCGCCGCCGCCGTCTTCTTCCTGGGCTTCGGCGTGTCGCTGTCCGGGCCATTCATAGCGCTGTACGGCGTGAACCATATCGGCATGAGCCCGCTACAGCTCGGCATCTTCCTGACGCTGAACGCGGTCAGCTCGGTGATCCTGAGCACGCGGCTGGCGCGCTGGTCCGACCGGCTGACGGACCGCCGGCCGCTGGTGCTGCTCGCGCTGGGCGTGGCCGCCGCCGGTCAGGCCGGACTCGGCGTGGTGCGCGCGTACCCAGCGGCCGTGGCCGTGGGGATCGTCCTGGTCGGCCTGGGTGCCGCCGCGTTTCCGCAGCTCTTCGCGTACGCCCGCACACAGATGTCGGCCGCCCCGGGCGATATCGCCGAACGCGGCCAGACCGTGCTGCGCTCGATGTTCTCGCTGGCCTTCGTGGTCGGCCCTGGGCTGGGCGCTGCCGCGCTGGCCCGCTTCGACTTCATGGGGGTCTTCCTGCTCGCGGCAGTGTGCCTGCTGCTCGCCGCCGTGCCGATCCTGCTCAGCCGCAGCGTGCCCCTGCGCGCCACCCCGGCCGGCCACACCGTGACCGAGCCGCGCACGGCCGCGCCCAACCGCCCGGTGTGGCTGGTGTCGCTGGCCTTCGTGCTGTACGGGATGAGCATGACCATGGCCATGAGCATGTTCCCGCTGTTCATCACCAAGACGCTGCACGGCACCACCGGGCAGGTCGGCTTCCTGGTGAGCCTGTGCGCCCTGCTGGAGATTCCGGTGATGCTGGGCCTGGTCATGTTGCGGCGCCTGCCCAGCGTGGAGTGGCTGGTCAAGGGCGCCATGGGGCTGTTCGTGCTGCACTACGTGCTGATCTACGTCGCGCACGGCATGCCGCTGCTGATCGTGACCCAGGTGGTGCGCTCCGTGGTGCTGGCGATCCTGGCGGGCCTGGGCATGACGTACTTCCAGCAGTTGCTGCCGGGCCGGGTCAGCGCGGCCACGACCCTGTTCTCGAACACCATGAACGTGGGCGGCATGCTCGCGGGGATCGTGTCGGGGGCCATCGCGCAGGCCTTCGGGTTCCGCGATATCTACCTCGTGTGCGCCATGCTGACCTTCTCGGCGTGGGCCGTCATGCAGGTCATCACCCGGCCTGGCTTTCCCTGGCGCTCGGCCCGCTGA